The genomic stretch GGGCTTTACACCGCAGATTGAAATTCCTATGGAAGAGCCAATATCTGATAGCCAGCAGGCTGCTCCTTTCGCCACGCCAGGGGTTACACCGCGTGCTCCGCTGGGAGCCGTGGCCATACAGAATGTTCCGCAATTGCCGGTGGCAGGTGCAACGGGGACGGTGGTAGGCATGAATGAAGACGAAGTTGGCCCGGATGCTAATGAAAATGCCAGTGGCAGCGAGGGTAGCAGCTCACGCGTTATCAGGGACGATAATATTTTGCTTGATACGACCCTCGATAAAGAATTGCAAGCTGTGAATGCACCGGAATTGAATGATGATAATTTGATTATTCTCCAGCCGCAACTGGGCGAAATTCGTGGCGATTACATCGAAGCATACCAACATGAAAATGGCACGTATCTGCCGTTAGGGCATTTGATGGATATTTTGGAGTTGGGCATAGGGGTGAATCCGGCGACCCTCGAAGCCTCCGGATTTTTCATTACCGAAGACAATACGTTTTATCTCAACGGCAAGACTAATGAAGCTATTATAGCGGGCAAGAAAATTACGTTTCCTGCAGGTTTGATCATTGCTAACCCGTTTGAGGTGTATGTTGATGCGCAATTGCTCTCGCAGTTGTTACCGCTGGACTTCCAGCTAAATATGTCGCAATTGGCACTGATTATTAATCCGCGTGAGAAATTGCCACTGCAAGCCAAGCTGGAGCGTGGTGAAAAATGGTCGCGCATTGCGGAATGGCAAAAATATGACACTAACCCCTATGCCGATGCGGTGGAGGTGAAAACCCCCTATAAAGCAGCGAGTGTGCCGTTTGCCGATATACGTGTGGGTACCGAATATAACAGTGTTACAGGGGTGCGCAACAATGCGTCGGTAGTTGCAGCGGGCGATTTGGGATATGTGAACACCGAAACCTTTGCCAGCGTGGATTTAAGAGAAAATGACACGGTAAATGCAATTCGCTTTAAAGCCGGACGTTCGGACAGGGACGGCGAATTGCTTGGCCCGCTAAAAGCAAAAGAAGCCTATGTGGGCGATGTACAGTCGTATCCTCTGCCACTGGTGTCTACCTCGCAGCTTGGGCGCGGCGCAAAAATCAGTAACCGTGATTTGCTGCGTCCTGATCAATTTGATGAAACCGATTTTTATGGGGATGCTCAGCCGGGTTGGGAAGTGGAGCTATATCAAAATAATGTGTTGATTGATTTTCAGGTGGTGGGTGAAGACGGACGTTATGCATTCACTGGTGTACCGATTAACTATGGCGATAATACGTTCCGCATTGTGCAATATGGCCCTCAGGGGCAAAAACAGGAAGAAGTGCGCGAGTTTAATATCGACGATAGAATGCCCAAACCGGGCGAATTGAATTATGCCGTGTCTGCTAATCAGCAAGGTGTGGGTCTGATAGACCTGCAAGAAAAAACAACCGGCACAAACCGCCCCGATGGCACTGCTGTGGTGGGGGTAGCAGAATATGGACTGACAGAAAAAATATCTATTGGCGCGGGTTTTGGCCATGTGCCGGTTACTGATATCAACAACAATGTTGCAGAATATGATTTCGCCAGCGCCAGTTTGCGTACATCGCTATTTGGAGTGCGTACCAACTTTGATACGGCCTATGATGTCAGCAATGGTGGGTGGGCGTTTGGGGTAACCGGACTTGCCCGTTATGGCACCACTAATATTCGTGGTGAGCAGCGGGTTTATAGCAATTTTGATTCGGCAGAGCAGGTGCGTAGTTTCTTGCGTCCGGTAACGGCAGAAGAAGTATTGAACGGAGTAACGGATACCCGGATAGAAAGTCAGTTACAGACCTTGACCGATTTCAATGTGAACCGTCCGGTGAGTCTCTCTACGCTGGGAAATATTAGTTTAGGTGGAAATTTTCATTTAGAAACGTATGAAGATGGCGAGAGCGATTTAAGTCTTGGTGGACGAATTTCTAAAAACTATATTGGCAATAATTTTTCGACGGCATTGCGCTATCGCAATTTAGATCGTGGCACGCTGGGAGACGAGCAATTTATTGATGGCACCATGAGCTTGCGCCGCAGATTTGATAATGATTTAACACTGCGTGCGGCGACATCGTATCAATTTGTTCCGGATTTTGAATTTAAAGCAGCCAATATCAGCCTGCAAAAAACATGGTCGGAAGATATCAATACCCGCTTAGAATACAGCCAAAGCCTGTTAGATACCGATAATGGTAGATTAACCGGATATTTGAACTGGGATTTTGATAAATTTTACCTAAGTCCGCGCTTTACCGTGGACAGAGATTTGGAATATTTACTGGGCGTGGAATTGCAATTCTCGCTGGGTATGGATAGCCGCACACGCAACTGGCATATGACCAGTGAACGGCTGGCCAATTCTGGTGCCTTATCCGCCCGTGCATTTATGGATGAAAACGCCGATGGTGTAAAAGACGAAAACGAAGAACTGGTGGAAGGCGTAATCTTTAACGATGAGTTTGAAACCAATGAAGATGGCACCGTATTTATTCCTCGCCTGACAGCGCATCAGCCTCGGTATATCACCGTGGACAAAGATAGTGTGCGCGCCATTGGAGCCAAACCCAAAGAATCTGCCTATGCGGTTATTGGTCGCCCCGGCATGACGACCGAGCTGGATTATGCCATTGTGCCCACACTCGAAATTGAAGGTAACGCCTATTTGGTGCAAGAAGGCGAGCAGTTGGAATACCCAGGCTTATCATTGGAGCTGGTGAATGAAGAAGGCGAAGTGGTGCGTCAGGTGCGTACAGAGTTTGACGGATACTACTATATGCCGGATGTATATCCTGGAAAATACACGCTGCGTGTGGCAGAAAAAGACCAGAAAATGCAGGGGTTAATCGCGGAGCCATATGAAATTGACACCATCGCCCTGCGACAGGAAGGTAAATATGAAGGCTATGTTACCGGATATGATTTTGTAGTGTCTCGCGACGAACCTACGCAGATGAATCCTGAACAAAGCATTATGGTGGCAGAGCAGTCCGATGCCGACACTAACCTGCCGCAAGTGCCAACCGAAACCGACATTGCGCCAGAAATGCAAATCGAGACGGTAGAGACAGAAATAGCAGTGCAGCCACAAGTGCCTGCTGCCTCTCCATCGCCTATCGCTGCAATCACCCCGCCCGAGACCACTACCGCCAGCAAGCCAGAAGCGCCGATTATACCGCCGGCAACGGTAAAAGAAGCACCGGTAAAAACTGAAGAAGCGCGCAAGGTATTTGTTCAGGCAGGTATGTATTGCGATTATACCAATGCACAACGTCAAGTGGATACATTGAAAATTGCAGGATTTAAAGCTTCTCTCAAAGGGCGAAGCTACAAAGGGCAATCATGCTATTTAGTGCAGGTTGGCCCAGCGCGGGATTTGGCTGCCGCCGAACAGATTACCGATGAGTTAGAGAACATGGGATTAGAAAAACCCATTATTGTAGAAGAAAACGCACAAGTATTTGAGTAAAAGGAAAATATAATGGAAGTTATGGGATATGCATTGTCGCAAGAGATGGTGGAAGAATGGGTGTTTATTTATGGCCTGAATCTGGTAGCCGCGTTGCTGATATTGGTGATTGGCTGGATTGCAGCAAAAATCACCCGCAAATTTGCAGCAAAAATTATGGAGCGTGCACGTTTAGAGAAAATTTTGATTAGTTTCCTATCTAACATCATTTATGCATTGGTACTGGCGTTTGTTGTGATTGCATCATTGAATAAGCTGGGCGTACAGACTGCCTCGCTTATCGCGGTGCTGGGTGCGGCGGGGCTGGCCATTGGACTGGCGCTACAAGGGTCGCTGTCGAACTTTGCGGCAGGGGTGATGATTATTTTGTTCAAACACTTTAAAATTGGCGACTTTATCTTAGGCGGCGGCGTTACAGGTACGGTGATAGATATGAATGTATTTACCACCACGCTGAACACCCCCACCAACGAAAAAGTGCTGATTCCTAACTCGTCTCTTACGGGAGGGCCACTTACGAATTACACCGGCAACGATACCCGCCGGATTGACCATATTATTGGCGTGGGATATGACGATGATTTAACTGAGGTGCGCGAGGCAATTATGCGTGTATTGGATAAAGAAGAACGAGTGTTAGATGACCCCGCGCCATTTGTAGGCGTTGATGCGTTGGCCGATAGCAGCGTAAATTTTGTGGTACGCGCCTGGGTGGATAAATCGCAGTTTGGTGCAACGAAA from Alphaproteobacteria bacterium encodes the following:
- a CDS encoding SPOR domain-containing protein, which encodes MFFRKNLAILSITVFSVGVVYPAISIKAAVPQDITVGDVHLTSKSLAFRYKDMFMAANIPGYNYIGGIMLPLRFSADIIGSYVEVDHQRGIAKGWIERPDNTFLLDMAKRKLQIGEQERILPQGVVTMVGTEMYVDASFLATILPVNYLLHYDTNIVEIQPQKDLRVFQRMDFISRYFENIRKQAGLPYRPWTLEEVIAATSPSDPAVRQPGVPASGENISPQRPATIPGFTPQIEIPMEEPISDSQQAAPFATPGVTPRAPLGAVAIQNVPQLPVAGATGTVVGMNEDEVGPDANENASGSEGSSSRVIRDDNILLDTTLDKELQAVNAPELNDDNLIILQPQLGEIRGDYIEAYQHENGTYLPLGHLMDILELGIGVNPATLEASGFFITEDNTFYLNGKTNEAIIAGKKITFPAGLIIANPFEVYVDAQLLSQLLPLDFQLNMSQLALIINPREKLPLQAKLERGEKWSRIAEWQKYDTNPYADAVEVKTPYKAASVPFADIRVGTEYNSVTGVRNNASVVAAGDLGYVNTETFASVDLRENDTVNAIRFKAGRSDRDGELLGPLKAKEAYVGDVQSYPLPLVSTSQLGRGAKISNRDLLRPDQFDETDFYGDAQPGWEVELYQNNVLIDFQVVGEDGRYAFTGVPINYGDNTFRIVQYGPQGQKQEEVREFNIDDRMPKPGELNYAVSANQQGVGLIDLQEKTTGTNRPDGTAVVGVAEYGLTEKISIGAGFGHVPVTDINNNVAEYDFASASLRTSLFGVRTNFDTAYDVSNGGWAFGVTGLARYGTTNIRGEQRVYSNFDSAEQVRSFLRPVTAEEVLNGVTDTRIESQLQTLTDFNVNRPVSLSTLGNISLGGNFHLETYEDGESDLSLGGRISKNYIGNNFSTALRYRNLDRGTLGDEQFIDGTMSLRRRFDNDLTLRAATSYQFVPDFEFKAANISLQKTWSEDINTRLEYSQSLLDTDNGRLTGYLNWDFDKFYLSPRFTVDRDLEYLLGVELQFSLGMDSRTRNWHMTSERLANSGALSARAFMDENADGVKDENEELVEGVIFNDEFETNEDGTVFIPRLTAHQPRYITVDKDSVRAIGAKPKESAYAVIGRPGMTTELDYAIVPTLEIEGNAYLVQEGEQLEYPGLSLELVNEEGEVVRQVRTEFDGYYYMPDVYPGKYTLRVAEKDQKMQGLIAEPYEIDTIALRQEGKYEGYVTGYDFVVSRDEPTQMNPEQSIMVAEQSDADTNLPQVPTETDIAPEMQIETVETEIAVQPQVPAASPSPIAAITPPETTTASKPEAPIIPPATVKEAPVKTEEARKVFVQAGMYCDYTNAQRQVDTLKIAGFKASLKGRSYKGQSCYLVQVGPARDLAAAEQITDELENMGLEKPIIVEENAQVFE
- a CDS encoding mechanosensitive ion channel, whose amino-acid sequence is MEVMGYALSQEMVEEWVFIYGLNLVAALLILVIGWIAAKITRKFAAKIMERARLEKILISFLSNIIYALVLAFVVIASLNKLGVQTASLIAVLGAAGLAIGLALQGSLSNFAAGVMIILFKHFKIGDFILGGGVTGTVIDMNVFTTTLNTPTNEKVLIPNSSLTGGPLTNYTGNDTRRIDHIIGVGYDDDLTEVREAIMRVLDKEERVLDDPAPFVGVDALADSSVNFVVRAWVDKSQFGATKCDLLENFKREFDRVGITIPYPQQDMHVMKFPASQNEEKKAS